The genomic stretch CAAAACATCAGTGTCATTTCCTGTGAGGAGTAATGTACTTTATTTAGAGTATAGCTTATGTATAACCGTTCCAAAGATACTGTATAGGAGATTTTCGAATGGCATAGTATATCTACTGAATAACTACTTGCTGTTAGTTCGTGTTTTGAAAATAGGCACACTAGAAAACTCAATATTCTCCCCGGGATTATAATGTTCGAAAATAATTACTTCATTGAGgccttttttcaaaaatggtcCCGGTAAATAGAGTGTTTGTTGCGGTCCTACCCTGGAAAACCTTCCCAACACGAAATCATTGATAATAACGATTCCTTTGCACCATTTGCTCATATCTAAATATGTGTCTGATGTAGAATTAACGTGAAAACTAGATTTATACAGAGCTGGACCTACAGACCATAATTTCGAGGGCTTGTGCCAACCGGTTAGGTTCCTATTCCAAGCTCTTTTAAATTCCAACGGAAATACTTTCCAATTTGttagttttatattatttaggtAAACGCTGTCTTGCCAGAGTCCTTTATACTGCTTGAATTGTTCTATGGAACCAAAGTTGACTCTTCCCCAATTTTCCACTACCAAATCCAACACAGCGTTTTGGTAATGGTTAGGCCCTAGCGTcagattggaatttttttgCCTCCAGAAACCAAAACCGTTAAGGTCGATATCTTTATTCAAAggttttgatattaaatttccATTTAGCAAAACGACTACAGTATCACAAACTCTCCCTCCAATTCTTAATGTGGAGTTAGCTGGTATatctaataacatttttctgtaGACGATATAACCGTAACTTTGAccagaattattattaattggtAGGTACTCCATAGGAATGACATCATGGAATTGAAATCCTTGTTGTTTATCTAGGATTTCGCTGAGAAATAGTTGAGCTTGCACTGGAGTTGTATTATAAGCTATTTTTGGTAATTCGTGTGGTGTTTCGGGAATTCTGAAAGcaaaaatcaaatacaaaaataattttacagtactgatcaattcaaaatatctatttaattcGATCACCTATCGGTGATAGGTCACGTAGAAGTTACCTTGTGAGAATAGTATTGTATTTCTTCAAGAGCTCTTTCACAATGACATATTTCACTGTATAATCTCCGCTTTCCGTTAACGTAGCATCATAATCGTAGCTCGTAGTATCAGGCTGGTATCCAGAATTGTCAGTAAAGGAATTGGCGAGATTAGCGCCATTcataaaaccaaaatttgtaCCACCGTGAAACATGTACAAGTTGACAGACGCaggatattttaatatttcttcagTAATGTTTCTGAAACTCTCCTCGCTGGTTTTATGGTGAAGTTCAGACCAGTGATCAAACCAACCCACCCAGAATTCCATCGACATTACTGGTCGATTCGGTTGAAGTTCTTTCAATTTGTTGA from Diorhabda sublineata isolate icDioSubl1.1 chromosome 5, icDioSubl1.1, whole genome shotgun sequence encodes the following:
- the LOC130443938 gene encoding beta-galactosidase-1-like protein 3, translating into MTAVIADVLPTVYELFTGGGIQTGLNADKPYFTLNNKNISIYSGALHYFRVPKAYWRDRLRKLRAAGFNTVETYVPWNLHEYQSGQYDFGDGGSDMQEFLNVTEFLKMAQDEDLLAIVRPGPYICTEWEFGGFPSWLLRERNITFRTSDPTYMKYVTRYFNILLPILALLQFTKGGPIIAFQVENEYGSTERIGKFKPDKIYLRELRNLFLKNNIVELLVTADGTSSHADRGTIPEYFLQTSNFGGNPIYEFNKLKELQPNRPVMSMEFWVGWFDHWSELHHKTSEESFRNITEEILKYPASVNLYMFHGGTNFGFMNGANLANSFTDNSGYQPDTTSYDYDATLTESGDYTVKYVIVKELLKKYNTILTRIPETPHELPKIAYNTTPVQAQLFLSEILDKQQGFQFHDVIPMEYLPINNNSGQSYGYIVYRKMLLDIPANSTLRIGGRVCDTVVVLLNGNLISKPLNKDIDLNGFGFWRQKNSNLTLGPNHYQNAVLDLVVENWGRVNFGSIEQFKQYKGLWQDSVYLNNIKLTNWKVFPLEFKRAWNRNLTGWHKPSKLWSVGPALYKSSFHVNSTSDTYLDMSKWCKGIVIINDFVLGRFSRVGPQQTLYLPGPFLKKGLNEVIIFEHYNPGENIEFSSVPIFKTRTNSK